A stretch of the Streptomyces sp. NBC_01428 genome encodes the following:
- a CDS encoding NCS1 family nucleobase:cation symporter-1 has product MSLADRAEATGAPAFVPDPRLTNEDLAPAEKRNWKVFDLFAMWMSDVHNLGNYTFAAGLLVLGMNVWQIFTSLLVGFVIIYAGMNLMGRVGQRTGVPFPVVSRISFGVWGANIPALIRAVIAIMWYGIQTYLASVAVNVMLLAAWPGLESWTHHSFLGLDALGWTSFVSLWLVQALIISQGMESVRKFQDFCGPAIWLVMIALAVWVLAKAGWSISLTATPHPVSAGEQWRQWFGAVGLILATYGTLMLNFCDFSRFAPSYKTVRRGNFWGLPINSTAFVIVSVIVTAGSIEAFGEAITDPALLVAKVGNTWVLVLGALTFAIATMGVNIVANFVSPAYDLANVWPQKITFKVGGMISTVAALVVTPWNLFSNPTVVNYFLGGLGAFLGPLFGVIMLDYYWVKRGNVDVEQLFNAQPGSRYYYRRGVNPKALWAFLPSAAVAAVLALVKDFSDVAPYSWFIGTAMAAGLYALLCRAERAATEPAPASDTVPVEG; this is encoded by the coding sequence GTGTCCCTCGCCGACCGCGCCGAAGCCACCGGCGCACCAGCGTTCGTCCCCGACCCCCGGCTCACCAACGAAGACCTCGCCCCCGCCGAGAAGCGGAACTGGAAGGTCTTCGACCTCTTTGCCATGTGGATGTCCGACGTCCACAACCTCGGCAACTACACGTTCGCCGCGGGCCTGTTGGTCCTCGGCATGAACGTCTGGCAGATCTTCACCTCCCTGCTCGTCGGCTTCGTGATCATCTACGCCGGGATGAACCTGATGGGCCGCGTCGGACAGCGCACCGGCGTCCCCTTCCCGGTCGTCAGCCGCATCAGCTTCGGCGTCTGGGGCGCCAACATCCCCGCGCTGATCAGAGCCGTCATCGCCATCATGTGGTACGGAATCCAGACCTACCTGGCGTCCGTCGCCGTCAACGTCATGCTGCTCGCGGCGTGGCCCGGCCTGGAGTCCTGGACCCACCACTCCTTCCTCGGCCTGGACGCGCTCGGCTGGACGTCCTTCGTGTCCCTCTGGCTCGTCCAGGCGCTGATCATCAGTCAGGGCATGGAGTCCGTCCGCAAGTTCCAGGACTTCTGCGGCCCCGCGATCTGGCTCGTGATGATCGCGCTCGCCGTCTGGGTCCTGGCGAAGGCCGGCTGGAGCATCTCGCTCACCGCGACCCCGCACCCCGTGTCGGCCGGCGAACAGTGGCGGCAGTGGTTCGGCGCGGTCGGACTGATCCTCGCCACCTACGGCACGCTGATGCTCAACTTCTGCGACTTCTCCCGCTTCGCGCCCAGCTACAAGACCGTGCGGCGCGGCAACTTCTGGGGCCTGCCCATCAACTCCACGGCCTTCGTGATCGTTTCCGTCATCGTCACCGCCGGCTCCATCGAGGCGTTCGGCGAGGCCATCACCGACCCGGCGCTGCTCGTCGCCAAGGTGGGCAACACCTGGGTCCTCGTCCTCGGCGCCCTGACCTTCGCCATCGCCACCATGGGCGTCAACATCGTCGCCAACTTCGTCTCCCCGGCGTACGACCTCGCCAACGTCTGGCCACAGAAGATCACGTTCAAGGTCGGCGGCATGATCAGCACCGTCGCCGCCCTGGTCGTCACCCCCTGGAACCTCTTCTCCAACCCCACCGTCGTCAACTACTTCCTCGGCGGCCTCGGCGCCTTCCTGGGACCGCTGTTCGGCGTGATCATGCTCGACTACTACTGGGTCAAGCGCGGCAACGTCGACGTCGAGCAGCTCTTCAACGCCCAGCCGGGCAGCCGCTACTACTACCGGCGGGGCGTCAACCCCAAGGCACTGTGGGCGTTCCTGCCCTCGGCGGCGGTGGCCGCGGTCCTCGCCCTGGTGAAGGACTTCAGCGACGTCGCCCCGTACTCCTGGTTCATCGGCACGGCGATGGCGGCCGGCCTGTACGCGCTGCTGTGCCGCGCCGAGCGGGCCGCCACCGAACCGGCTCCCGCCTCCGACACCGTTCCCGTGGAGGGCTGA
- a CDS encoding aspartate/glutamate racemase family protein, with amino-acid sequence MRIVVTNCNTTQEMTEEIVRGARAAAGPGTTVLGLTPAWGPESAEGWLDSYLSAAAVLDTLRTYEGPYDAVVLAGFGEHGREGARELLDVPVVDITEAAAHLACLLGRRYGVVTTLERSRGQIEDSLHAAGVAQNCAAVVGTGLGVLDLGDTQRTQDAFVTAAERAREAGAEVLVLGCAGMTGLQQAVGAKLGIPVVDGVAAAVKLAESLVSLGLTTSRAGGYARPLPKRRTWGRPASGDPPPSG; translated from the coding sequence GTGCGGATCGTCGTCACCAACTGCAACACGACGCAGGAGATGACCGAGGAGATCGTACGAGGTGCCCGGGCCGCCGCAGGCCCGGGCACCACCGTGCTCGGCCTCACCCCCGCCTGGGGGCCCGAGTCCGCGGAGGGCTGGCTCGACAGCTACCTCTCGGCGGCGGCCGTCCTCGACACCCTGCGCACCTACGAGGGCCCGTACGACGCCGTCGTGCTGGCCGGCTTCGGAGAGCACGGCCGGGAGGGGGCACGCGAACTCCTCGACGTCCCGGTCGTGGACATCACGGAGGCCGCGGCGCACCTCGCCTGCCTGCTGGGCCGCCGCTACGGCGTCGTCACCACCCTGGAACGCTCCCGGGGTCAGATCGAGGACAGCCTGCACGCCGCGGGAGTCGCCCAGAACTGCGCCGCCGTCGTCGGCACCGGCCTCGGCGTCCTCGACCTGGGCGACACCCAGCGCACCCAGGACGCCTTCGTGACCGCGGCGGAACGGGCCCGGGAGGCCGGTGCGGAGGTCCTCGTCCTCGGCTGCGCCGGGATGACCGGCCTGCAACAGGCGGTCGGCGCGAAACTCGGGATCCCCGTGGTCGACGGCGTCGCGGCGGCGGTCAAGCTCGCCGAGTCGCTGGTGTCCCTCGGGCTGACCACGAGCCGGGCGGGCGGCTACGCGCGACCGCTGCCCAAGCGCCGCACCTGGGGCCGTCCGGCGTCCGGAGACCCCCCTCCGTCGGGGTGA
- a CDS encoding glycoside hydrolase family 6 protein — MVRALVAAAVLATVCGTGAACATASGTGHRTAGQTGTGDGTGHDAAGPTRPEAAGPTRHDAAGPTGRGGAPDDEPFFVAPGSHAARQATAWRAAGRTADAHLMDRIAARPQAEWLTGPHPEAAVRDRTTAAARHRRTAVLVAYYIPQRDCGAHSAGGAPSAAAYRAWIDAFAAGLGDRDAYVVVEPDAVPHTVAGCAQVVPAERYALLAYAVDRLGRQSGTRVYLDAGNPGWIPDPARLVGPLRSSGVTRADGVTLNISNFHTDRTTSSYGKRLSGLLGGTRLVIDTSRNGNGPHLGPGTDLWCNPPGRALGRPPTRRTGDPLIDAYLWIKRPGESDGTCRGGPAAGRWWPSYALDLAANAHD; from the coding sequence CTGGTCAGAGCACTGGTCGCCGCCGCCGTCCTGGCCACGGTGTGCGGCACCGGCGCGGCCTGCGCCACGGCCTCCGGCACCGGACACCGCACGGCCGGGCAGACCGGCACCGGTGACGGAACCGGCCACGACGCCGCCGGACCCACCCGCCCCGAGGCCGCCGGACCCACCCGCCACGACGCCGCCGGACCCACCGGCCGCGGCGGCGCCCCCGACGACGAACCCTTCTTCGTGGCACCCGGCTCGCACGCGGCACGGCAGGCGACCGCGTGGCGCGCCGCCGGTCGCACGGCCGACGCCCACCTGATGGACCGCATCGCCGCCCGCCCGCAGGCGGAGTGGCTCACCGGTCCCCATCCCGAGGCGGCCGTCCGGGACCGCACGACGGCCGCCGCGCGCCACCGGCGCACGGCCGTCCTCGTCGCCTACTACATCCCGCAGCGCGACTGCGGCGCCCACTCCGCCGGGGGAGCCCCGAGCGCGGCGGCCTACCGCGCCTGGATCGACGCCTTCGCCGCGGGCCTCGGCGACCGGGACGCCTACGTCGTCGTCGAACCCGACGCCGTCCCCCACACCGTGGCCGGCTGCGCCCAGGTCGTCCCGGCCGAGCGGTACGCGCTGCTGGCGTACGCCGTCGACCGCCTCGGCCGGCAGTCCGGTACCCGCGTCTACCTCGACGCGGGCAACCCCGGCTGGATCCCGGACCCCGCCCGACTCGTCGGCCCGCTGCGGTCCTCGGGCGTGACGCGCGCGGACGGCGTCACCCTGAACATCTCCAACTTCCATACGGACAGGACGACTTCGTCGTACGGGAAGCGGCTGTCGGGCCTGCTCGGCGGCACGCGTCTCGTCATCGACACCAGCCGCAACGGCAACGGACCCCACCTCGGCCCCGGAACCGACCTCTGGTGCAACCCGCCGGGCCGGGCCCTCGGCCGGCCGCCGACCCGGCGCACCGGAGACCCGCTGATCGACGCCTACCTGTGGATCAAACGGCCGGGCGAGTCCGACGGCACCTGCCGCGGCGGACCCGCCGCGGGCCGCTGGTGGCCGTCCTACGCGCTGGACCTGGCCGCGAACGCGCACGACTGA